Genomic window (Megamonas funiformis):
TCATGATCGCATGAAAGCAGTGTTAGAGCATGCATTATCTAGAGCAGATATTGTCATAACTTCTGGTGGTTTGGGACCAACACAGGGCGATATAACAAAAGAAGTGTCAGCAGAAATTTTTGGACGTAAATTAAAAATCCATGCTGAAAGTAAACGACGCATGGACGAACATTTTGCTCAAAGACATGTTGTCTGGACTGAAAATAATTTACGTCAAGTAACACTTCCAGAAGGTGCTGAAGTATTTTTAAATTATAATGGCATAGCTTCTGGTGTTGTCTTAGAAAATAATGGTAAATATTTAATTAATTTACCAGGTCCACCAAGTGAAATGAAAGATATGTTTGAACGTAGTTTAAAGCCATTTTTACAAAGAAAATTTGGCTTTAAACATGTGATTGTATCTAAAGTATTAAACACTTGTGGTATAGGTGAGTCTTTATTAGAAACAAAGATAAAAGATTTGATTTTAGCACAATCTAATCCAACTTTAGCATTACTCATTCGACCAGAAGGCGTAATTATTCGCATTACAGCTAAAGCATCAACTCATAGTGAAGCAGAAAAAATGATTGAAGTAGTAGAAGCTCAAGTAAAAGCTCGCGTTGGTGAATATATTTATGCTGTTGATGATGAGAATATGGAAGAAGTTGTAGCTAAATTATTGAAAGATAATTGCTTGACTGTAGCTTGTGCTGAATCCTGTACTGGTGGAATGCTAGCTAGTAGATTGACATCTATTTCAGGAAGTTCTATGTATATTAAAGGCAGTATTGTAACTTATAGCAATGAAGCTAAGATGAAATTTCTTGATGTAGATAAAGAAATTTTAGATACAAAGGGTGCAGTATCACCAGAAGTAGCTAAACAAATGGCTGAAGGTGTAAGAAAAGTCGTAGGTTCTGATATTGGTGTAGGCATAACTGGTATAGCAGGCCCTACTGGAGGAACAGATAAAAAGCCTGTAGGTTTAGTTTATATTGCTGTAGCTGGTAAAGATAATATAGTAGTAAAAGAAAATATTTTTTCTGGTGATAGAGCACGTGTAAGATATCGCTCTACTCAGCAAGCATTAGAAATGATAAGACAATATATTAAGAATAAATAATGGATTATATTTCTTTGATATGAAGAAATAAAGTAAATAGGAGGACTATTTTTTGGAAGAAAAAATTATTAAATTTGAAGATATGCAATTAAGTAAAAAGGTATTAAATGCTGTTCGTGATATGGGATTTGAAGAACCATCTCCAATTCAAGCACAGACTATACCTTTAGCGTTAGAAGGTCATGATGTTATAGGACAAGCCCAAACTGGTACAGGCAAAACAGCAGCGTTTGGTATTCCAACTATTGAACAAATTGATGAAAAAAATAAATACATTCAAGCTTTAGTATTGACTCCAACACGTGAGCTTGCTATTCAGATTGCAGAAGAATTTAATAAAATTGGTAAATACAAACGCGTAAAAACTTTACCTGTATATGGCGGTCAAATGATAGATCGTCAAATTAGAGCTCTTCGCTTTGGGGTTAAAGTAGTAGTAGGTACTCCAGGTAGACTCATCGACCATATTCGTCGCAATACTATAAAACTTGACCATGTAAAAATGCTCATTTTAGATGAAGCTGATGAAATGCTCGATATGGGCTTTATTGAAGATATTGAAGAAATCATGTCAAATGTGGCACAAGGTGAAAATCGTCAGACTTTATTATTCTCTGCTACAATGCCAGCACCAATTGAAAAATTAGCGCGTAGCTATATGCATAATCCGCAAAAAGTAATGATTAGTCGTGAACAACTTACAGTGCCATCAGTTGACCAATTATATTTTGAAACTCGTGATAAATTCGAAGGTCTTTGTCGTGTACTTGATATAGAAGATAGCGGTAAATATATTATTTTCTGCCGTACAAAGAAAAATGTTGATGACCTTCAAGCTTCACTACAAGTTCGTGGTTATATGGCTGGTAGCTTACATGGTGATATGAGCCAAGCACAGCGCGACCGTGTTATGCGTCGTTTCCGTGAAGGAAAACTTGAAATTTTAATTGCAACAGATGTGGCTGCTCGTGGTATTGATATAGATGATATCAGCCATGTAATCAATTTTGATATTCCACAAGACCATGAATCTTATGTACATCGTATCGGTCGTACTGGTCGTGCTGGTCGTACAGGTATCGCTGTTACATTCATTGAACCAAAAGAATATCGTCAATTAAAATTAATTGAACGCATGACAAAATCTCGCATGATACGAGGAGAACTTCCAACACCTGCTGATGTTATTGAACGTCAAAGAGAAGCAATCAAAGAACGTTTGTTAAAAACATTAAATAATAATACGTATGCAGATTATCATTTAATTATTTCTGATATCGCTAATGAAGGTTTTGATTATGTAGATATCGCAGCAGCAGCGTTACAACTTTCTATTGAAGGCGTGAAAGAAAAAGACGATAAAGTTTTAGATGAACGTTTTGAAAACACAGGTGGAGCACCTGGTATGGTACGTTTATTCTTAAATATTGGTCGTAAACAAGGTATTCGTCCACAAGATATCGTGCGCACATTTGCTTCAGAAGTTGATATTCCAGGTAGCATAATTGGTGTAATCAATATTTATGACAAATTTACTTTTGTGGAAGTGCCAAAAGATATAGCTGAAAAAGTAATATCTGTAATGCACAGAAATACTATTAAAGGCTATAAATTAAATATCGAACCTGCAAAAGGCAAATAAAAATAAATAGATCATTTAATAATAAAAATAGCATTATCTTTAGGGATAATGCTATTTTTGTTTTATTTTATATTTTTGTCTGTTGAAGAATTATCATAATTGAAATTTAAGTTTTTTATTTTTTCATCAATTTTATGAGCGATTTCTGGATTATCTGCAAATAATTCATGAGTTAGGAAATAAAGATAAGAGGAATTATAATAAACTTGTTTGCGCATTTCTAATTGATTTTGTTGAAGTACTTTTATTTCATTGAATAAAACTATAAGATTTTTATTTAATGTTGTTAATTTCTTATCTATATCTGCACTGTGGATAAAATCAGTAGATTTTTCAGAAGGTATCTGTTTATGAGGATTTAAAATGCGTTCACGACAAAATTCAGATAGGGATTTCTTTTGTTTTTTAGCTTCTTTTTTTAGAGTTAATTTATCATTATCAGTTAAATTAATAGAAATTTGTCCCATATAAAATAACCACCTTCATAATCATAATAAATTAATTATATCATATAATCTGAAGGTGGTTGGTCTTTGTTAAATTTAGTAGAGATTTTAAGAAATTATAACTTGAATATGT
Coding sequences:
- a CDS encoding competence/damage-inducible protein A; translated protein: MIVEIVTTGSELLLGQVINTNVAYMSARLNELGFDVVYQTTVGDNHDRMKAVLEHALSRADIVITSGGLGPTQGDITKEVSAEIFGRKLKIHAESKRRMDEHFAQRHVVWTENNLRQVTLPEGAEVFLNYNGIASGVVLENNGKYLINLPGPPSEMKDMFERSLKPFLQRKFGFKHVIVSKVLNTCGIGESLLETKIKDLILAQSNPTLALLIRPEGVIIRITAKASTHSEAEKMIEVVEAQVKARVGEYIYAVDDENMEEVVAKLLKDNCLTVACAESCTGGMLASRLTSISGSSMYIKGSIVTYSNEAKMKFLDVDKEILDTKGAVSPEVAKQMAEGVRKVVGSDIGVGITGIAGPTGGTDKKPVGLVYIAVAGKDNIVVKENIFSGDRARVRYRSTQQALEMIRQYIKNK
- a CDS encoding DEAD/DEAH box helicase — its product is MQLSKKVLNAVRDMGFEEPSPIQAQTIPLALEGHDVIGQAQTGTGKTAAFGIPTIEQIDEKNKYIQALVLTPTRELAIQIAEEFNKIGKYKRVKTLPVYGGQMIDRQIRALRFGVKVVVGTPGRLIDHIRRNTIKLDHVKMLILDEADEMLDMGFIEDIEEIMSNVAQGENRQTLLFSATMPAPIEKLARSYMHNPQKVMISREQLTVPSVDQLYFETRDKFEGLCRVLDIEDSGKYIIFCRTKKNVDDLQASLQVRGYMAGSLHGDMSQAQRDRVMRRFREGKLEILIATDVAARGIDIDDISHVINFDIPQDHESYVHRIGRTGRAGRTGIAVTFIEPKEYRQLKLIERMTKSRMIRGELPTPADVIERQREAIKERLLKTLNNNTYADYHLIISDIANEGFDYVDIAAAALQLSIEGVKEKDDKVLDERFENTGGAPGMVRLFLNIGRKQGIRPQDIVRTFASEVDIPGSIIGVINIYDKFTFVEVPKDIAEKVISVMHRNTIKGYKLNIEPAKGK